A window from Rhodothermales bacterium encodes these proteins:
- the aroC gene encoding chorismate synthase, with translation MIRYLTAGESHGEALIGIVEGVPAGIPLVADDINTHLARRWLGFGRGGRAKFEKDLVHFYSGVRFSQTMGGPIALKLENEAYQKDKSGWPVVMAVDGRGEGVEPITLPRPGHADLTGVQKYRFDDIRPVIDRSSARETAMRVACCSIARQFLKQVGIEIGSHVVRIGEVGYDSPDAWRDRVADITSAGAETLNTLADGSEVRMLDADLSQRCIEHIKQIKQQGDSLGGQYEVIVTGVPPGLGSYVQWDRKLDGLLAQAILSIQAQKAVEIGDGVDASRVPGSRFHDPIDKNGASYPRRSNHAGGIEGGMSNGMPIVVRGFMKPIPTLIKPLGTVDIASGESTPTRYERSDVTSVPAASTVAEAVVAVTIANAFLEKYGGDSLAEILERYGGSNA, from the coding sequence ATGATTCGATATCTGACGGCCGGCGAATCGCATGGCGAGGCGCTGATCGGCATCGTCGAGGGCGTGCCGGCGGGCATCCCGCTGGTGGCCGACGACATCAACACCCACCTCGCCCGCCGCTGGCTCGGTTTCGGCCGCGGCGGCCGCGCCAAGTTCGAAAAGGATCTCGTCCACTTCTATTCCGGCGTCCGCTTTTCGCAGACCATGGGCGGCCCCATCGCGCTGAAGCTCGAAAACGAAGCCTATCAGAAGGACAAGTCGGGCTGGCCCGTCGTCATGGCCGTGGACGGCCGTGGCGAGGGGGTCGAGCCTATCACGCTGCCCCGCCCCGGACATGCGGACCTTACCGGCGTGCAGAAATACCGGTTCGACGACATCCGGCCGGTCATCGACCGATCGAGCGCCCGCGAGACGGCCATGCGCGTCGCCTGCTGCTCGATCGCCCGGCAGTTCCTCAAGCAGGTGGGCATCGAGATCGGCAGCCATGTGGTGCGCATCGGGGAAGTTGGATATGACAGTCCCGACGCGTGGCGCGACCGTGTGGCCGACATCACGTCCGCCGGCGCCGAGACACTCAATACCCTGGCCGACGGCAGCGAAGTGCGGATGCTGGATGCCGACCTGTCCCAACGCTGTATCGAGCACATCAAGCAGATCAAGCAGCAGGGCGATTCGCTCGGCGGGCAATACGAGGTGATCGTGACCGGGGTCCCCCCCGGGCTGGGCTCCTATGTTCAGTGGGACCGCAAGCTCGACGGGCTGCTCGCCCAGGCCATCCTCTCGATTCAGGCGCAGAAGGCCGTTGAGATTGGCGACGGCGTCGATGCGTCGCGCGTGCCCGGATCGCGTTTCCACGACCCGATCGACAAAAACGGGGCCTCCTACCCACGGCGTTCGAACCACGCCGGCGGGATCGAGGGGGGCATGTCCAACGGGATGCCCATCGTCGTGCGCGGTTTCATGAAACCCATCCCCACCCTGATCAAGCCGCTCGGCACCGTCGACATCGCGTCCGGCGAATCGACCCCGACCCGCTACGAGCGCAGCGACGTCACGAGCGTGCCGGCGGCCTCCACCGTGGCCGAAGCCGTCGTAGCCGTCACGATAGCCAACGCCTTTCTGGAGAAATACGGCGGAGACAGCCTGGCGGAGATCCTCGAGCGGTACGGGGGTTCGAACGCGTAG
- a CDS encoding phytoene desaturase, translating into MPWIDSLVHRADARLNTSTTPRPVEDDAPHAVVIGAGFGGLAAAIRLSVRGFQVTLVDRLEQAGGRARVFEQDGFAFDAGPTVITAPFLFEELWSLCGRNMADDVELRPVSPFYRIRFDDGTSFDYTADPEAMSREIARFSPEDVEGYRRFFEKSAEIFRIGFEELGHVPFGKVTDMLKIAPAMAALESYRTVYGLVSKYIKHEKIRQVLSFHPLLVGGNPFNVTSIYTLIAFLERKWGVHYAMGGTGSLVRGLVGLLKSRGVSIRLGEEVREITLDGQRATGVRLATGETIPADLVVSNADVAWTYRHLLPAHSRTRWTDARLDAARYSMSLFVWYFGTRRQYPDVAHHTILLGPRYKGLLEDIFEHKRLADDFSLYLHRPSATDPAMAPEGCDAFYVLSPVPHLDSGVDWSQQAERYRKAIESYLAMTVLPGLSESLATSRVLTPQGFLDDYLSFKGAAFSIEPVLTQSAYFRPHNASEDIDGLYFVGAGTHPGAGLPGVLSTARVLDTVVPDPAAIVGRNGTFAGAR; encoded by the coding sequence ATGCCCTGGATCGACTCCCTCGTCCATCGTGCCGACGCCCGGCTGAATACCTCCACGACCCCCCGTCCTGTTGAGGACGACGCGCCGCACGCGGTGGTCATCGGCGCGGGCTTTGGCGGGCTGGCGGCTGCGATACGGCTCAGCGTGCGGGGTTTTCAGGTGACGCTCGTCGATCGGCTCGAGCAGGCCGGCGGCCGCGCCCGGGTGTTCGAGCAGGACGGGTTCGCGTTCGATGCCGGCCCCACGGTCATCACGGCGCCGTTCCTGTTCGAGGAGCTCTGGTCGCTCTGCGGCCGCAACATGGCGGACGACGTGGAGCTGCGCCCCGTATCCCCCTTCTACCGGATCCGCTTCGACGACGGCACGTCGTTCGACTACACCGCCGACCCCGAGGCCATGAGCCGCGAGATCGCCCGGTTCAGTCCGGAGGATGTGGAGGGCTACCGGCGGTTCTTCGAAAAAAGCGCCGAGATCTTCCGTATCGGCTTCGAGGAGCTCGGGCATGTCCCGTTCGGCAAGGTGACGGACATGCTCAAGATCGCGCCGGCGATGGCGGCGCTCGAGAGCTATCGCACCGTTTACGGCCTCGTGTCGAAATACATCAAGCACGAGAAGATCCGGCAGGTGCTTTCCTTTCATCCGCTGCTGGTGGGCGGGAATCCGTTCAACGTCACCTCCATCTACACCCTGATCGCGTTTCTGGAGCGCAAGTGGGGCGTGCACTACGCGATGGGGGGAACGGGGTCGCTGGTGCGGGGCCTGGTCGGCCTCCTGAAATCGCGCGGCGTGTCGATCCGTCTCGGCGAAGAGGTGCGGGAGATTACGCTCGACGGCCAGCGTGCCACGGGTGTTCGGCTCGCCACGGGGGAGACGATCCCGGCGGATCTCGTGGTATCCAATGCGGACGTGGCCTGGACCTACCGGCACCTCCTGCCGGCCCACAGCCGGACGCGGTGGACGGACGCCCGCCTCGACGCGGCCCGCTACTCGATGAGCCTGTTCGTGTGGTATTTCGGCACGCGCCGGCAGTACCCGGACGTCGCCCACCACACGATCCTCCTCGGTCCGCGTTACAAAGGGCTACTCGAGGACATCTTCGAGCACAAGCGGCTGGCGGACGACTTCAGCCTGTACCTCCATCGCCCGTCGGCCACCGACCCGGCCATGGCGCCGGAGGGATGCGACGCCTTCTACGTGCTTTCGCCGGTGCCCCACCTCGACAGCGGGGTGGACTGGTCGCAGCAGGCGGAGCGGTACCGCAAGGCCATCGAGTCCTATCTGGCGATGACCGTGCTGCCGGGTCTGTCAGAGTCGCTGGCGACCTCCCGGGTCCTGACGCCGCAGGGCTTTCTCGACGACTACCTCTCGTTCAAGGGCGCGGCGTTTTCGATCGAGCCGGTGCTGACCCAGAGCGCCTACTTCCGGCCGCACAACGCCAGCGAGGACATCGACGGCCTCTATTTCGTCGGCGCCGGCACGCATCCGGGCGCGGGCCTGCCCGGGGTGCTGTCCACGGCCCGCGTGCTGGACACCGTGGTGCCGGATCCGGCGGCGATCGTGGGGCGGAACGGGACCTTTGCCGGGGCGCGGTAA